From the genome of Deltaproteobacteria bacterium, one region includes:
- a CDS encoding adenosylhomocysteinase: MNYHVKDTGLAEAGRLRIEWARMSMPVLNRIQERFSRERPLEGIRLGACLHVTTETGALVQTLKAGGAEVFLCASNPLSTQDDVAASLVVHDSVPVFAIKGEDHDTYYSHLRSVLDARPHITMDDGADLVSTLHLERKDLIDDVLAGTEETTTGVIRLRAMAKDGVLRYPIIAVNDADTKHLFDNRYGTGQSTIDGIVRATNRLIAGSVFVVIGYGWCGKGVSMRAKGFGARVIVCETDPLKALEAVMDGYDVMPIRLAAPIGDFFCTVTGDIHVIREEHFLAMKDGAIVSNSGHFNVELDLDSMAKITKAKRTIRPFVEEHLLTNGRRVYVLGEGRLINLASAEGHPSSVMDMSFANQALCAEYMVKNGRGLARAVHGVPKEIDREIARLKIESMGIEIDRLTEEQERYLTSWEMGT, translated from the coding sequence ATGAACTATCACGTAAAGGACACAGGGCTTGCCGAGGCAGGGCGTCTGCGCATCGAATGGGCGCGGATGAGCATGCCCGTCCTCAACAGGATCCAGGAACGTTTCTCACGGGAACGCCCCCTTGAGGGGATCCGCCTCGGCGCATGCCTCCATGTCACCACTGAGACAGGTGCGCTCGTCCAGACCCTGAAGGCCGGAGGTGCCGAGGTCTTTCTGTGCGCGTCCAATCCCTTGAGCACCCAGGACGACGTTGCCGCCTCTCTCGTCGTGCATGATTCCGTCCCGGTCTTCGCCATCAAGGGCGAGGATCACGACACATATTATTCACACCTCCGCTCGGTCCTCGACGCCCGGCCTCACATCACTATGGACGACGGAGCAGATCTCGTCTCCACCCTTCATTTGGAGCGCAAGGACCTCATCGATGACGTCCTGGCCGGCACCGAAGAGACGACGACTGGAGTGATCCGGCTTCGGGCCATGGCCAAGGACGGTGTCCTTCGCTACCCCATCATTGCCGTAAACGACGCGGACACGAAACACCTCTTCGACAACCGCTACGGGACAGGACAGTCCACCATAGACGGCATCGTCCGTGCCACGAACCGGCTCATCGCAGGGAGCGTCTTCGTCGTCATCGGCTACGGCTGGTGCGGAAAGGGGGTCTCCATGCGGGCCAAGGGATTCGGAGCCCGGGTCATCGTCTGCGAGACCGATCCCCTAAAGGCCCTCGAGGCAGTCATGGATGGATACGACGTCATGCCCATTCGCTTGGCGGCCCCCATCGGGGACTTCTTCTGCACAGTCACTGGTGACATCCACGTCATTCGGGAGGAGCACTTCCTCGCCATGAAGGACGGGGCCATCGTCTCCAATTCCGGCCACTTCAATGTGGAACTCGACCTGGACTCCATGGCAAAGATCACGAAGGCGAAGCGGACCATACGTCCGTTCGTGGAGGAACACCTCCTCACCAACGGTCGAAGGGTCTATGTCCTCGGGGAGGGGCGTCTCATCAATCTCGCCTCGGCCGAGGGGCATCCGTCGAGCGTCATGGACATGAGTTTCGCCAACCAGGCCCTCTGCGCAGAATACATGGTAAAGAACGGCCGGGGGCTTGCCCGGGCTGTCCACGGCGTCCCCAAGGAGATCGACCGGGAGATCGCCCGCTTGAAGATAGAGAGTATGGGGATCGAGATAGATCGGCTCACGGAGGAGCAGGAGAGGTATCTGACGAGTTGGGAGATGGGGACCTAA
- the metK gene encoding methionine adenosyltransferase — translation MPNFLFTSESVTEGHPDKVADQISDAILDAILEKDPYARVACETLVTTGLALIAGEITTNCYVDMPLVVRGTIKEIGYTDASMGFDWQTCAVITSIDKQSPDIAMGVDRNGDIGAGDQGLMFGYASDETPDYMPMPIWYAHKLAQRLAEVRKKGILPFLRPDGKTQVTIRYEDHRPVDVTSIVVAAQHSPEVGQKEVREAVIEEVIKKTIAPEHLTEKTEFFINSTGRFVVGGPQGDCGMTGRKIIVDTYGGRGHHGGGAFSGKDPTKVDRSPSYMARYVAKNIVAAGLARECEVQVAYAIGITYPLAINVRTYGTEQIPQDRIVELIQKNFSFKPRDIINYLHLRRPIFKKTAVYGHFGRQEPEFTWEKLDMVETLKDQAGL, via the coding sequence ATGCCCAATTTCCTCTTCACCTCCGAGTCCGTCACTGAAGGCCACCCCGACAAGGTGGCCGACCAGATATCGGACGCCATCCTCGACGCCATCCTTGAAAAGGACCCATACGCCCGGGTCGCGTGCGAGACACTCGTCACCACCGGTCTCGCCCTTATCGCAGGCGAAATCACCACAAATTGCTATGTGGACATGCCCCTGGTCGTGCGCGGCACGATCAAGGAGATCGGCTACACGGACGCGAGCATGGGTTTTGACTGGCAGACATGCGCTGTCATCACGAGCATCGACAAGCAGTCCCCTGACATCGCCATGGGCGTGGACAGGAACGGAGACATAGGCGCCGGGGACCAGGGACTCATGTTTGGCTATGCCTCGGACGAGACCCCTGACTACATGCCCATGCCCATCTGGTATGCCCACAAGCTCGCTCAGCGCCTGGCTGAGGTCCGCAAAAAGGGCATACTCCCCTTTTTGAGACCCGACGGAAAGACCCAGGTCACCATCCGGTACGAGGATCACCGGCCCGTCGATGTCACGTCCATCGTGGTCGCGGCCCAGCACTCGCCCGAGGTGGGCCAGAAGGAGGTCAGGGAGGCGGTGATCGAGGAGGTCATCAAAAAGACCATCGCTCCCGAACATCTCACGGAAAAGACCGAATTCTTCATAAACAGCACAGGGAGATTCGTTGTTGGCGGCCCCCAGGGGGATTGCGGCATGACCGGACGCAAGATCATCGTGGACACATACGGAGGTCGCGGCCACCACGGAGGAGGCGCCTTTTCCGGCAAGGACCCGACCAAGGTGGACCGCTCGCCTTCCTACATGGCCCGATACGTGGCCAAAAACATCGTGGCCGCAGGGCTGGCCCGGGAATGCGAGGTGCAGGTGGCCTACGCCATCGGCATCACCTATCCCCTTGCCATCAACGTGAGGACTTACGGGACTGAACAGATCCCGCAGGACCGCATTGTCGAGCTCATCCAGAAAAACTTCAGCTTCAAGCCCAGGGACATCATCAATTATCTCCATCTCAGACGGCCAATCTTCAAGAAGACCGCTGTTTACGGACACTTCGGACGCCAGGAGCCCGAATTCACGTGGGAAAAGTTAGACATGGTGGAGACACTCAAGGACCAGGCTGGCCTTTAA